In a single window of the Subtercola sp. PAMC28395 genome:
- a CDS encoding PadR family transcriptional regulator, translating into MSSIRLFILGSLSQHGELHGHQLRLLAEQERVHMWTDISVGAIYGAIKRLAADGLIDVVRTEREGGYPERQVYAISATGRVALDEERREGLEQVHIKPDPFDLALTRLDRTRLDDLQPVLEGRLVALTDVLADALVAHQRAAPHITVSESWALEHRTHRIRAEISWLETLLGGLPELIADERARHGNPDPLPESSPRSPSTG; encoded by the coding sequence ATGTCATCGATCCGGCTCTTCATTCTGGGGTCCCTCTCCCAGCACGGCGAGCTGCACGGTCACCAGCTCCGCCTGCTCGCCGAACAGGAGCGCGTGCACATGTGGACCGACATCAGTGTCGGCGCGATCTACGGTGCCATCAAGCGGCTGGCGGCCGACGGCCTGATCGACGTGGTGCGCACCGAACGCGAGGGCGGTTACCCCGAACGCCAGGTCTACGCGATCAGCGCGACGGGCAGGGTGGCGCTCGACGAAGAGCGCCGCGAGGGCCTGGAGCAGGTGCACATCAAGCCCGACCCCTTCGACCTGGCACTCACCCGTCTGGACCGAACCCGGTTGGATGACCTGCAGCCCGTTCTCGAGGGCCGCCTGGTCGCTCTCACTGACGTGCTGGCCGACGCTCTCGTCGCGCACCAGCGTGCTGCGCCCCACATCACGGTGAGCGAATCGTGGGCGCTGGAGCACCGCACGCACCGCATTCGCGCCGAGATCAGCTGGCTTGAAACGCTGCTCGGCGGGCTGCCTGAGCTCATCGCCGACGAGCGCGCACGGCACGGCAACCCCGACCCCCTCCCCGAATCCTCTCCCCGCTCGCCGAGCACCGGCTAG
- a CDS encoding MFS transporter, protein MTSPTSRAGTSAAYAPPAVPRQAWQALIVLLAGMFMALLDTTIVNVALPTIRTSLNASESTLSWIISGYALAFGLALIPAGRVGDRIGHKWVFFTGLALFTAASVACGIAQNDTQLVVARVVQGLAGGIFVPAVTAFIQTLFPGQARGKAFAIMGAVIGVSSALGPIVGGLIIQAFGNENGWRLVFWVNLPIGVATLIAAAILLPSRETADAVSRQAAGASHPASLKTGSAAPSTTSGAARPANSGIDWIGLVLISGGLVALLVPLIQGQDAGWPLWTYLTIALGIVLIAAFGFWEVAYTKRGNSPLVPPRLFAHPAFTGGVILALVYFAAFTSIFFTISILWQAGLGHSALESGVVSLPFAIGSIVGSSQSNRLTQRLGRTVLLIGTVLVAVGLIWLWLVLLLTKGPDLSVWQLVLPLLIAGVGNGLFIAPNAQFIVATVDRAEAGAASGVISAIQRIGSAVGIAVIGSVLFGSITITGHTPADVATGFGSAAASAMLVSAIFAVVAVLLVFALPKRVQQPGRPPAAAGAAPAGAKHSA, encoded by the coding sequence ATGACTTCACCAACGTCCCGCGCCGGCACCTCCGCGGCGTACGCCCCGCCGGCTGTGCCACGTCAGGCCTGGCAGGCGCTCATCGTGCTGCTTGCGGGCATGTTCATGGCATTGCTCGACACCACGATCGTCAACGTCGCCCTCCCCACGATCCGCACGAGCCTCAATGCCTCGGAGTCGACCCTGTCGTGGATCATCTCGGGCTACGCTCTCGCGTTCGGTCTGGCGCTCATTCCGGCGGGCCGCGTGGGCGACCGCATCGGTCACAAGTGGGTGTTCTTCACCGGGCTGGCCCTGTTCACCGCAGCAAGCGTTGCGTGCGGAATCGCCCAGAACGACACGCAGCTCGTCGTCGCGCGGGTCGTGCAGGGCTTGGCCGGCGGTATCTTCGTGCCGGCCGTGACGGCTTTCATCCAGACCCTCTTCCCGGGCCAGGCGCGCGGAAAAGCCTTCGCGATCATGGGCGCCGTGATCGGTGTGTCGTCAGCCCTGGGGCCGATTGTGGGCGGGCTGATCATCCAGGCCTTCGGCAATGAGAACGGCTGGCGCCTCGTGTTCTGGGTGAACCTGCCGATCGGTGTGGCGACGCTCATCGCGGCCGCCATCCTGCTGCCCAGCCGAGAAACTGCCGACGCCGTCTCGCGGCAGGCCGCGGGTGCCTCGCACCCGGCTTCGCTGAAGACCGGTTCCGCCGCACCGTCGACCACTTCCGGTGCTGCGCGACCCGCCAACTCGGGAATCGACTGGATCGGGCTTGTGCTGATCTCCGGTGGGCTCGTTGCGCTTCTCGTTCCGCTCATCCAAGGGCAGGACGCGGGGTGGCCGCTCTGGACCTACCTCACCATCGCGCTCGGCATCGTGCTCATCGCTGCATTCGGGTTCTGGGAGGTCGCCTACACGAAGCGCGGCAACAGCCCGCTTGTCCCGCCCCGACTGTTCGCCCACCCCGCTTTCACCGGTGGCGTGATTCTGGCACTCGTCTACTTCGCGGCATTCACCAGCATCTTCTTCACGATCTCGATCCTGTGGCAGGCCGGGCTCGGCCACAGTGCTCTTGAGTCCGGGGTCGTCTCGTTGCCGTTTGCGATCGGCAGCATCGTGGGTTCTTCCCAGAGCAACCGCCTGACCCAGCGCCTCGGTCGAACCGTGCTGCTGATCGGCACCGTGCTGGTTGCCGTCGGGCTCATCTGGCTCTGGCTGGTTCTGCTGCTGACGAAGGGGCCCGACCTCTCGGTGTGGCAGCTCGTGCTGCCGTTGCTCATTGCGGGCGTCGGTAACGGTCTCTTCATCGCCCCGAACGCGCAGTTCATCGTCGCGACGGTCGACCGCGCTGAGGCTGGTGCGGCCAGCGGCGTGATCAGCGCGATCCAGCGCATCGGCAGCGCGGTCGGCATCGCCGTCATCGGCAGTGTGCTGTTCGGTTCGATCACCATCACCGGCCACACTCCCGCCGATGTCGCCACCGGGTTCGGCTCGGCGGCAGCGTCGGCCATGCTCGTCAGCGCGATCTTCGCCGTGGTCGCGGTGCTTCTCGTCTTCGCGCTACCGAAGCGCGTGCAGCAGCCCGGCCGGCCGCCGGCAGCCGCAGGAGCGGCGCCTGCAGGGGCGAAGCACTCGGCCTAG
- a CDS encoding 2-phospho-L-lactate transferase CofD family protein → MKITVLAGGVGGARFLRGLREHLRETLPDGVGGTTAEVTVVVNTGDDLWLTGLRVCPDLDSIMYTLGGANDETRGWGRLGESERVSAELTAYGVGWPWFTLGDLDLGTHITRSHLLREGLTLSEATAQITARWDLGVRLLPMSDQPVETHVVVADDSDAGIGTGTGGGTGCGTDSAAGAGADAGIRTRTMHFEEWWVRYRATLPALRFEQHGIESALAAPGVVEAITGADVVLFAPSNPVVSIDTILAVPGIRDALQATAAPVVGVSPIISGAAVRGMAHACLSAIGVETAADAVAFHYGARRGGGVLDAWLIDDTDAALAAVVEAAGVSVTTTPLWMNSVAHTAAIAATALATARATARTLPPRG, encoded by the coding sequence GTGAAGATCACGGTTTTGGCTGGCGGCGTTGGCGGGGCGAGGTTTCTGCGGGGGCTGCGCGAACACCTCAGGGAGACGCTGCCCGACGGGGTGGGCGGAACCACCGCTGAGGTCACCGTGGTCGTCAACACCGGTGACGACCTGTGGCTCACGGGATTGCGGGTCTGCCCCGACCTCGACTCGATCATGTACACCCTCGGCGGCGCGAATGACGAGACACGGGGCTGGGGCCGGCTCGGCGAGTCTGAGCGCGTCAGTGCCGAGCTGACGGCCTACGGCGTCGGCTGGCCGTGGTTCACCCTCGGCGACCTCGACCTCGGCACGCACATCACCCGCTCGCACCTGCTGCGCGAGGGTCTGACTCTCAGTGAGGCGACGGCGCAGATCACGGCCCGCTGGGACCTCGGCGTGCGGCTGCTGCCGATGAGCGACCAGCCCGTCGAGACCCACGTCGTGGTCGCCGACGATTCCGACGCAGGGATTGGCACAGGCACTGGCGGTGGCACTGGCTGTGGCACTGACTCCGCTGCCGGCGCTGGTGCTGATGCGGGAATCCGCACACGTACCATGCACTTCGAGGAGTGGTGGGTGCGCTACCGCGCCACTCTCCCCGCGCTGCGCTTCGAGCAGCACGGCATCGAGAGCGCCCTCGCCGCTCCCGGAGTGGTCGAGGCCATCACCGGTGCCGACGTGGTGCTCTTCGCGCCGTCGAACCCCGTGGTCTCGATCGATACGATCCTGGCCGTGCCGGGCATCCGTGACGCCCTTCAGGCAACGGCGGCACCGGTCGTCGGCGTCTCGCCGATCATCTCCGGGGCGGCTGTTCGGGGTATGGCGCACGCCTGTCTCAGCGCGATCGGGGTCGAAACGGCGGCGGATGCTGTGGCCTTCCACTACGGCGCCCGGCGAGGCGGAGGCGTGCTCGACGCCTGGCTCATCGACGACACCGATGCCGCGCTGGCTGCCGTGGTCGAGGCCGCGGGCGTCTCGGTTACGACGACCCCGCTGTGGATGAACTCGGTCGCGCACACGGCGGCCATCGCGGCGACGGCACTCGCCACGGCCCGCGCCACCGCCCGCACGCTCCCGCCCCGCGGCTGA
- a CDS encoding LLM class flavin-dependent oxidoreductase — MRLGIVILPQDPWPEARRKWMLADEFGFDHAWTYDHLSWRSLADEPWGATVPTLTAAAVVTERIRLGTFVSSPNFRHPVPFAKELTTLDDISGGRMLVGIGSGGTGFDAFVLGQPALTPRERHERFAEFVGGLDALLRFEHPDSSVGGADSGTDTGNEAGAGISFTGSWFTAHEARMVGTPAQQPRVPFVLAANGPKGLALVAEHGQGWVTTGADGAVGEEWWSAVRELGLRLDDAAGRAGRDPATIDRYLSLDSGGRFSLESVAVFEDLVGRASDLGFTDVISHWPRADGIYAGREDVLIEVASRLV; from the coding sequence ATGCGATTAGGAATCGTCATCCTGCCCCAGGACCCCTGGCCGGAGGCCCGCCGCAAGTGGATGCTCGCCGATGAATTCGGCTTCGACCACGCGTGGACGTACGATCACCTCTCGTGGCGCAGCCTCGCCGACGAGCCCTGGGGCGCAACCGTACCGACACTCACCGCCGCAGCGGTCGTCACCGAACGCATCCGGCTCGGCACTTTCGTCTCGTCGCCGAACTTTCGCCACCCGGTGCCGTTCGCAAAAGAGCTCACCACACTCGACGACATCTCAGGCGGCCGGATGCTCGTGGGCATCGGCTCCGGAGGAACGGGTTTCGACGCCTTCGTGCTGGGCCAGCCCGCGCTGACGCCGCGTGAACGGCACGAGAGGTTCGCCGAGTTCGTGGGGGGTCTCGACGCGCTGCTGCGGTTCGAGCATCCGGATTCGAGTGTCGGCGGCGCGGATAGTGGGACGGACACGGGCAACGAAGCGGGCGCAGGCATCAGCTTCACCGGCTCGTGGTTCACCGCCCACGAGGCTCGGATGGTCGGCACTCCGGCGCAGCAGCCACGGGTGCCATTCGTGCTCGCGGCCAATGGCCCGAAGGGCCTGGCACTCGTTGCGGAGCACGGCCAGGGGTGGGTGACAACCGGCGCTGACGGCGCGGTTGGCGAGGAGTGGTGGTCGGCGGTGCGGGAGCTGGGACTGCGCCTCGACGACGCCGCAGGGAGGGCCGGGCGCGACCCAGCCACTATCGACCGGTACCTGTCTCTCGACTCGGGCGGGCGGTTCTCGCTCGAAAGCGTGGCGGTGTTCGAGGATCTGGTGGGCCGGGCATCCGATCTCGGTTTCACCGACGTGATCAGCCACTGGCCGCGGGCAGACGGCATCTACGCGGGCCGCGAAGACGTGCTCATCGAGGTCGCGTCGCGCCTGGTGTGA
- a CDS encoding ice-binding family protein → MILTAGPAQAATTLSGPVDLGTAGTYGVLGASAVTNTGPTVVTGDVGVSPGTSITGFSGAPNGTYTGSLHQTDPAAAQAQNDLTTAFNAAAGLTPTTSGLSEMNGLSLTPGVYSGGALSLANNGTLTLAGSASSVWVFQAASTLTIGSGTHILITGGASGCNVFWEVGSSATLGTSAQFQGTVLAAQSITATTGATIVGRLLAANAAVTLDTNTITVPTGCPAAGTPTSSPSPEITSGTPPTATEGTPYTFTVTATGTPAPVFTVTAGSLPAGLTLNGTTGQITGTPTTPGSSTVTLTASNGITPNTSAIYTIQTQAAATPTPTPTATTPAATPTPTVAAITIASNSGGSSGSAEHLAATGMDVALPIGVGIALALIGTTILLLRRRSARTHS, encoded by the coding sequence ATGATTCTGACGGCGGGCCCGGCGCAAGCCGCGACGACCCTCTCGGGGCCGGTCGATCTGGGGACCGCTGGAACCTATGGTGTCCTCGGCGCAAGCGCGGTGACGAATACTGGCCCGACTGTTGTCACTGGTGATGTCGGGGTGAGCCCCGGAACGTCGATAACTGGCTTCAGCGGCGCACCCAACGGGACATACACGGGAAGTCTGCATCAAACCGATCCTGCTGCAGCTCAAGCCCAGAACGATCTGACGACAGCGTTCAACGCTGCCGCCGGGCTCACCCCGACAACGTCGGGACTCAGCGAGATGAACGGGCTGTCGTTGACACCAGGGGTGTACTCCGGGGGTGCACTTTCGCTGGCGAACAACGGCACCCTCACTCTTGCTGGTAGCGCAAGCTCGGTGTGGGTGTTCCAGGCAGCCAGCACGCTGACCATCGGTTCGGGTACCCACATCCTGATCACGGGAGGTGCGTCCGGATGCAACGTGTTCTGGGAGGTAGGCAGCTCTGCAACACTGGGGACCAGCGCCCAATTCCAAGGCACCGTGCTCGCCGCCCAGTCCATCACCGCGACCACTGGTGCAACGATCGTCGGCCGGCTCCTCGCCGCCAACGCAGCCGTAACCTTGGACACGAACACCATCACCGTGCCAACCGGCTGTCCGGCCGCTGGCACACCGACCAGCAGCCCCAGCCCAGAGATCACGTCCGGAACGCCACCGACTGCAACAGAAGGCACCCCCTACACCTTCACTGTCACCGCAACTGGGACACCAGCCCCCGTCTTCACGGTCACGGCCGGGTCGCTCCCGGCCGGGCTCACCCTCAACGGAACAACAGGCCAGATCACCGGAACACCGACGACCCCAGGCTCGTCAACAGTGACACTCACAGCCAGCAACGGCATCACGCCGAACACATCCGCGATCTACACCATCCAGACACAAGCCGCTGCGACACCGACACCGACGCCAACAGCAACCACACCTGCTGCGACACCGACGCCGACCGTTGCTGCCATCACCATCGCTTCGAACAGTGGCGGCAGCAGTGGCTCAGCCGAGCACCTCGCTGCCACCGGGATGGATGTGGCGCTGCCTATCGGCGTCGGAATCGCTCTGGCACTGATCGGCACGACCATACTGCTCCTTCGCCGTCGCAGTGCGCGAACGCACTCGTAG
- a CDS encoding PLP-dependent aminotransferase family protein has product MIEQIVAAVENKSPEGIAAAVSRLIRTGGIASGDRLPTVRELASELGVSPATVSNAWQALAGVGLITSRGRAGSFVLQASTRWMPTHFAELAGSHVQSRLDLSTGTPDPELLPDLAAAFQHLPTRADTTSYLTVRVLPELERLLRASWPYSPESLTITDGALDAISRSLEVVIRYGDRVVIEEPGFPPFLDLLEHLGAERVAVPIDRHGMLPGPFAAALRSNPAAIILQPRAQNPTGATMTEERARELVGLLRSHSHLTDPVIIEDDHSGEISGAPATSIGTWLPHRTLHVRSYAKSHGPDLRIGALAGPTALIDRIVARRMLGPGWTSRMLQVILYELLTARESVAQVSAARRTYQLRQVELGAALARHGVELDIADGINLWLPVSDEKAAIVSLAASGIRVAAGTPFLASSFTAPAGLAAGEHVRVTAGLVKGEFDDIATHLASATRA; this is encoded by the coding sequence ATGATCGAGCAGATCGTCGCGGCTGTGGAGAACAAGTCGCCAGAGGGTATCGCTGCCGCTGTCTCGCGCCTGATCCGCACCGGCGGCATCGCCTCAGGCGACAGGCTCCCCACGGTTCGCGAACTCGCATCAGAGCTCGGCGTGAGCCCCGCTACGGTCTCGAACGCCTGGCAGGCGCTGGCCGGCGTCGGCCTGATCACCTCGCGAGGGCGCGCAGGCAGCTTTGTGCTCCAGGCGAGCACCCGCTGGATGCCCACGCACTTCGCCGAGCTGGCCGGCTCGCACGTTCAGAGCCGCCTGGATCTCTCCACAGGCACACCCGATCCGGAGTTGCTTCCCGATCTCGCCGCGGCCTTCCAGCACCTCCCCACCCGCGCAGACACGACCAGCTACCTCACCGTCAGGGTGCTGCCGGAGCTCGAGAGACTCCTCCGGGCGTCGTGGCCCTACAGCCCGGAATCGCTCACCATCACCGACGGTGCGCTCGACGCCATCTCGCGTTCACTGGAGGTGGTGATCCGCTACGGAGACCGGGTCGTGATCGAAGAACCCGGTTTCCCTCCCTTTCTCGATCTGCTCGAGCACCTCGGTGCTGAGCGCGTCGCTGTGCCCATCGACAGGCACGGCATGCTGCCCGGCCCGTTCGCGGCGGCTCTGCGGTCGAACCCTGCCGCGATCATCCTGCAGCCGAGGGCCCAGAACCCGACCGGCGCCACGATGACCGAGGAACGCGCCCGTGAACTCGTGGGCCTGCTGCGGTCGCACTCGCACCTGACCGACCCTGTGATCATCGAAGACGACCATTCGGGCGAAATCAGCGGAGCCCCGGCAACGAGCATCGGCACCTGGCTGCCCCACCGCACCCTGCACGTTCGCAGCTATGCAAAGTCGCACGGCCCCGACCTGCGAATCGGTGCTCTGGCCGGGCCGACAGCCCTGATCGACCGCATTGTGGCGAGACGGATGCTCGGGCCGGGCTGGACGTCGAGAATGCTGCAGGTCATTCTCTACGAGCTCCTCACGGCGCGCGAGTCTGTTGCGCAGGTGTCGGCGGCCCGGCGCACGTACCAGCTGCGTCAGGTCGAACTCGGTGCTGCGTTGGCCCGGCACGGCGTGGAGTTGGACATCGCAGACGGCATCAACCTCTGGCTGCCCGTCTCCGATGAGAAGGCGGCGATCGTCTCACTCGCGGCGAGCGGGATCCGCGTCGCTGCCGGGACCCCGTTCTTGGCGAGCTCCTTCACCGCGCCGGCGGGCCTGGCTGCGGGTGAGCACGTTCGGGTCACGGCGGGCCTGGTGAAGGGTGAGTTCGACGACATCGCGACCCACCTCGCGAGCGCGACCCGCGCCTGA
- a CDS encoding nitrilase-related carbon-nitrogen hydrolase, with translation MTVIRAAITQTTWTGDKESMIAKHEQFARDAAADGAQVICFQELFYGPYFGITEDAKYYAYAEPADGPIVQKFAALAKELNLVMVLPIYEEDMPGVYYNTAVVVDADGTILGKYRKNHIPHVEKFYEKFYFRPGNLGYPVFQTAVGPIGVYICYDRHFPEGWRELGLNGAQIVFNPNATKPGLSNRLWELEQPAAAGANGYFVAAPNRVGLEDNEYGDLAVNFYGNSQFADPQGNIVGEYGSGENEEIVIRDLDLGLVRVARDNWQFYRDRRPETYTSIPKP, from the coding sequence ATGACGGTCATTCGAGCAGCAATTACCCAGACCACGTGGACGGGCGACAAAGAGTCGATGATCGCCAAGCACGAGCAGTTCGCCCGCGACGCGGCGGCCGACGGAGCCCAGGTCATCTGCTTCCAGGAGCTCTTCTACGGCCCCTACTTCGGCATCACCGAAGATGCGAAGTACTACGCCTATGCCGAACCGGCCGACGGCCCGATCGTGCAGAAGTTCGCGGCGCTCGCGAAAGAACTGAACCTGGTCATGGTGCTGCCCATCTACGAGGAAGACATGCCGGGGGTCTACTACAACACCGCTGTCGTCGTCGACGCAGACGGCACGATTCTCGGCAAGTACCGCAAGAACCACATTCCGCACGTCGAGAAGTTCTACGAGAAGTTCTACTTTCGTCCGGGCAACCTCGGGTACCCTGTCTTCCAGACCGCGGTCGGCCCGATCGGCGTCTACATCTGCTACGACAGGCACTTCCCGGAGGGGTGGCGGGAACTCGGTCTGAACGGGGCTCAGATCGTCTTCAACCCGAACGCCACCAAGCCGGGTCTCTCCAACCGCTTGTGGGAGCTCGAGCAGCCTGCTGCTGCCGGTGCGAACGGTTACTTCGTCGCCGCGCCCAACCGCGTCGGCCTCGAAGACAACGAGTACGGTGACCTCGCTGTCAACTTCTACGGCAACAGCCAGTTCGCCGATCCGCAGGGCAACATCGTCGGTGAATACGGCAGTGGCGAGAACGAGGAGATCGTCATCCGCGACCTCGATCTCGGTCTGGTGCGGGTTGCGCGCGACAACTGGCAGTTCTATCGCGACCGCAGGCCGGAGACGTACACGTCGATCCCCAAGCCGTAG
- the hydA gene encoding dihydropyrimidinase, with protein sequence MKTLITNGTVVNATGTATADVLIDGETIAAVLAPGSRLLGFDLAGSVDRVIDARGKYVIPGGIDAHTHMQMPFGGTEASDTFETGTRAAAWGGTTSIVDFVVQYAGENILDQYNLWHQKAAGQCAIDYGFHQILSDVQDSSLTAMDELLNEGVSSFKLFMAYKGVFLSDDGQIVKAMQRASENGSLMMMHAENGSVIDLLVQQSIARGDTAPYFHGTTRPWQAEEEATHRAIMLANLTGAPLYIVHVSAKQAVEQIAVARDRGQNVFAETCPQYLYLSLEEQLGASSEQWGDFEGAKWVCSTPLRSRAEGHQHHMWQGLRTNDLQVISTDHCPFCMKGQKDMGIGDFSKIPNGIGSVEHRMDLIYQGVVMGEISLPRWVELTSTTPARMFGMYGKKGVIQPGADGDVVIYDPNGHTSIGMGEGKKNHMNMDYAAWEGFEIDGRVDTVISRGKVIVDDNQYLGTKGDGKYFKRGLSQYLI encoded by the coding sequence ATGAAGACCCTCATCACCAACGGAACAGTTGTCAATGCCACGGGAACGGCCACGGCCGACGTGCTGATCGACGGGGAGACCATCGCTGCCGTGCTCGCGCCCGGCTCCAGGCTCCTGGGTTTCGACCTCGCCGGCAGCGTCGACCGGGTGATCGACGCGCGGGGCAAGTACGTGATCCCCGGTGGCATCGATGCGCACACGCACATGCAGATGCCGTTCGGGGGCACAGAGGCCAGCGACACGTTCGAGACCGGCACGCGTGCGGCGGCGTGGGGCGGTACCACGAGCATCGTCGACTTCGTCGTGCAGTACGCGGGTGAGAACATCCTCGACCAGTACAACCTGTGGCACCAGAAGGCCGCCGGCCAGTGCGCGATCGACTACGGCTTCCACCAGATCCTGAGCGACGTGCAAGACAGTTCGCTGACGGCGATGGATGAACTGCTGAACGAGGGCGTCTCGAGCTTCAAGCTCTTCATGGCGTACAAGGGCGTCTTTCTCAGCGACGACGGCCAGATCGTCAAGGCGATGCAGCGTGCAAGCGAGAACGGCAGCCTGATGATGATGCACGCAGAGAACGGCAGCGTGATCGACCTGCTCGTGCAGCAGTCCATTGCGCGCGGCGACACCGCGCCATACTTCCACGGCACCACCAGGCCATGGCAGGCCGAAGAAGAGGCCACTCACCGCGCGATCATGCTGGCGAACCTCACCGGCGCACCGCTGTACATCGTGCATGTGAGCGCCAAGCAGGCCGTCGAGCAGATCGCGGTCGCCCGCGACCGCGGCCAGAACGTCTTCGCCGAAACCTGCCCGCAGTACCTGTACCTTTCGCTCGAAGAGCAACTCGGTGCCAGCAGCGAGCAGTGGGGTGACTTCGAGGGTGCGAAGTGGGTGTGCTCGACACCGCTGCGTTCCCGGGCCGAGGGGCACCAGCATCACATGTGGCAGGGACTCCGCACGAACGACCTGCAGGTGATCTCCACCGACCACTGCCCGTTCTGCATGAAGGGCCAGAAAGACATGGGAATCGGAGACTTTTCGAAGATCCCCAACGGCATCGGTTCGGTCGAGCACCGCATGGACCTCATCTACCAGGGTGTGGTGATGGGGGAGATCAGCCTTCCACGCTGGGTCGAGCTCACCTCGACCACCCCGGCACGCATGTTCGGCATGTACGGCAAGAAGGGCGTCATCCAGCCGGGCGCCGACGGTGACGTCGTCATCTACGACCCCAACGGCCACACCTCCATCGGCATGGGTGAGGGCAAGAAGAACCATATGAACATGGACTACGCCGCGTGGGAGGGTTTCGAGATCGATGGGCGCGTCGACACCGTGATCTCCCGGGGCAAGGTCATCGTCGACGACAACCAGTACCTCGGCACGAAGGGTGACGGCAAGTACTTCAAGCGGGGCCTTTCGCAATACCTGATTTGA
- a CDS encoding TIGR03842 family LLM class F420-dependent oxidoreductase produces MEFGAVLQTHPPASRTLALAKLAEQHGFDYAWTFDSHLLWQEPYVIYSQILNETHRIKVGPMVTNPATRDWTVTASIFATLNEMYGNRTICGIGRGDSAVRATNGAPTTLKTLRESIHVIRELANSRPVEYNGATVQFPWSRGSELEVWVAAYGPLALKLTGEVGDGFILQLADLDIAEWMIGVVRKAAENAGRDPMSIKFCVAAPMYIGDDWEHMREQCRWFGGMVGNHVADIVSKYGTDSSVPTALTDYIKAREGYDYNEHGQAGNTHAAFVPDEIVDRFCLLGTAEQHIEKLKALKELGVDQFAGYLQHDNKEETLRVYGETVIPTLRDHITATA; encoded by the coding sequence ATGGAATTCGGAGCAGTTCTCCAGACGCACCCGCCGGCGTCGCGCACGCTTGCGCTGGCCAAGCTCGCCGAGCAGCACGGATTCGACTACGCCTGGACCTTCGACTCGCACCTGCTCTGGCAGGAACCGTACGTCATCTACAGCCAGATCCTGAACGAGACCCACCGCATCAAGGTGGGCCCGATGGTCACGAACCCTGCGACCCGCGACTGGACGGTCACCGCCTCGATCTTCGCCACGCTGAACGAGATGTACGGCAACCGCACCATCTGCGGCATCGGCCGCGGCGATTCGGCGGTGCGTGCCACCAATGGCGCACCCACGACGCTCAAGACCCTGCGTGAGTCGATCCATGTCATCCGCGAGCTGGCGAACAGCAGGCCTGTCGAATACAACGGAGCCACCGTGCAGTTCCCGTGGAGCCGCGGCTCCGAACTCGAAGTCTGGGTGGCTGCGTACGGGCCCCTCGCGCTGAAGCTCACCGGCGAAGTCGGTGACGGCTTCATCCTCCAGCTGGCCGATCTCGACATCGCCGAATGGATGATCGGGGTCGTTCGCAAGGCGGCCGAGAATGCGGGCCGCGACCCCATGTCGATCAAGTTCTGCGTCGCAGCCCCCATGTACATCGGCGACGACTGGGAGCACATGCGGGAGCAGTGCCGCTGGTTCGGAGGCATGGTGGGCAACCACGTCGCCGACATCGTCTCGAAGTACGGCACCGATTCGTCTGTACCCACGGCGCTCACCGACTACATCAAGGCCCGCGAGGGCTACGACTACAATGAACACGGCCAGGCCGGCAACACTCACGCCGCCTTCGTGCCAGACGAGATCGTCGACCGCTTCTGCCTGCTCGGCACCGCAGAACAGCACATCGAGAAACTCAAAGCACTCAAAGAACTCGGCGTCGACCAGTTCGCCGGGTATCTCCAGCACGACAACAAAGAAGAGACGCTCCGCGTCTACGGAGAGACGGTCATCCCGACCCTCAGAGACCACATCACGGCCACCGCATGA